A genomic stretch from Asterias rubens chromosome 19, eAstRub1.3, whole genome shotgun sequence includes:
- the LOC117303274 gene encoding syntaxin-6-like → MSLEDPFFVVKEEVEKAVNTSEGLYQRWCELLDDSNSVGKEEYDWTTNELRNSLRSIEWDLEDLEETIGIVEANPRKFKLEGSELEIRRQFVTDTKRKMQEMKDHMASPSTRTREEKRSRQALMNNGPSKSQGKYSKLDNEIEENNQNYIDESRQQQQMLIEAQDDNIVRVADSVGVLKHMGQTIGNELDEQAVMLDDFHTEMENTETKLDAVMKKMAKVTHMSSDRRQWIAILVLIVIMIIVLILFFLPI, encoded by the exons ATGTCTTTAGAAGATCCTTTCTTCGTGGTGAAGGA agAGGTAGAGAAGGCTGTGAACACATCAGAAGGTCTTTACCAACGATGGTGTGAACTTCTAGACGACTCCAACTCAGTCGGCAAAGAAGAGTATGACTGGACGACAAATGAACTCCGTAATAGCCTCAGGAGTATCGAGTGGGATCTTGAAGACTTGGAAGAGACCATTG GTATTGTTGAAGCAAATCCAAGGAAGTTTAAGCTAGAAGGAAGTGAGTTAGAGATAAGACGACAGTTCGTCACTGACACCAAaaggaaaatgcaagaaatgaAAGACCACATGGCCAGTCCAAGTACCAGAACAAGAGAAGAGAAGAGGAGTCGGCAG gcATTGATGAATAATGGCCCAAGTAAATCGCAAGGAAAGTACAGCAAACTCGACAATGAAATAGAAGAGAATAATCAGAATTATATTGACGAATCACGGCAACAGCAACAG ATGTTAATTGAAGCCCAGGATGATAATATCGTTAGAGTAGCCGATAGCGTTGGTGTGTTAAAACACATGGGACAGACAATAGGAAACGAACTGGATGAACAAGCAGT TATGTTAGATGACTTCCACACTGAAATGGAGAATACAGAAACCAAACTAGACGCAGTTATGAAGAAGATGGCCAAAGTAACACACATGTCCAGTG atCGAAGACAATGGATCGCCATCTTGGTCTTAATCGTCATCATGATCATAGTACTTATCCTGTTCTTTCTACCGATATGA
- the LOC117303275 gene encoding WD repeat-containing protein 47-like isoform X1 encodes MPPSVKVIVKEPDVLKLVLDFLSSRELYMSMRSLERESGVVNGLYSDDALFLRNLILDGQWDDVLEFIQPLESIETFDCKSFRFQILKHKFLEMLCMKDDLQHLQMEISSDEVVACLNELEPHCPTKEDYSNLCLLLTLPRLTDHAAYKNWNPSTARVQCFQDAYQLVARFLPADKNLELSDHTASKDRLVQLLIKGLVFESCVDFCQQRATAKDVQDATLRGMLTGTDADDADLSLLSWLQSIPPATFSCPFEQKSLEVAVERITKPSASWSEQIMTPMTPTPSSKQRGYPSPSPSTPILYRNRPWSAGSSRGLSQSLTPTLEAVISNQAKRRDESPNQELNNMSRSMGNVHLSGGVSGGPMNTLATVTEDVERMPGQGSLRAKSPQKTGSPRFVQQEAPTNSSNDVYAEFVASKAQFQQDLDRQEKHRQQLQQLLSSNHGNSAAGDAAHLHGSRESLGSLSKMSPEFTKTEPTQTTPLYPTSNMKRLHHPVGVFSSTPKTNRFDPTATPEPEASPVLSKNSYPHSSYTNPCESMENIDPVRRLDTSLGEVLAPGGNLMNVTYLSPSLTSTTHQKENSSVGHNVELHNRQPVAENLRKLAGENLTGSPGWMNRDQDKKSPSYVAVTTLEDVQAIRAVTFDPTGSLYAVGANSKTLRVCSYPDVSRVREGEPKQPTVLFKRTRHHKGSIYCVGWSPSGNLIATGSNDKLIKLVRFDAHTCNADGPDIDLTMHDGTVRDLVFQPESSHGTVLISGGAGDCNIYVTDCNQGQMVHAMAGHSGHVLSLYAWGAHMVVSGSQDNTIRLWDLRTPRCVQVIGTPGSDAGKGTASATVCVDPSGRLLASGHEDNSCMLYDIHGGRIVQTYLKHKGEVRSARFSPKALYLLSGSYDGTVLTSDLQGDLTRPLPTAVAAEHNDKVIQCRWHPTDLTFLSSSADRTVTLWAPINQG; translated from the exons ATGCCACCATCAGTGAAAGTCATTGTGAAAGAGCCAGACGTTTTGAAGCTGGTGTTGGATTTCTTAAGCTCCAGGGAACTTTACATGTCCATGAGATCTCTGGAAAGAGAAAGTGGCGTCGTTAACGGGCTGTACTCCGACGATGCCCTCTTCCTGAGAAATCTTATTCTGGATGGACAATGGGACGACGTCTTGGAGTTTATCCAGCCTCTGGAGAGCATTGAGACGTTTGACTGTAAAAGTTTCCGATTCCAGATCTTGAAACATAAGTTCCTTGAGATGCTCTGTATGAAAGATGATCTGCAGCATCTTCAGATGGAGATTTCCAGCGATGAAGTCGTGGCGTGTTTGAATGAATTAGAGCCTCACTGCCCGACGAAAGAAGACTACAGTAACTTATGTTTGCTCCTTACTCTACCGAGATTGACAGATCATGCCGCTTATAAGAACTGGAATCCGAGCACGGCTCGAGTGCAGTGTTTCCAAGATGCTTATCAATTGGTGGCTAGATTCCTACCAGCTGATAAGAACTTGGAGTTGAGCGACCACACAGCGAGTAAAGACCGCCTCGTTCAGCTTCTTATCAAAGGTCTCGTCTTTGAATCCTGTGTGGATTTCTGCCAACAGAGGGCCACAGCCAAGGATGTCCAGGATGCAACTCTACGAGGGATGCTGACTGGCACCGACGCCGACGACGCAGATTTGAGTTTGTTGTCATGGTTACAGAGCATTCCACCCGCAACGTTCAGTTGTCCGTTCGAGCAGAAGTCTTTAGAAGTGGCGGTGGAGAGAATAACGAAACCAAGCGCGTCGTGGTCGGAGCAAATCATGACCCCTATGACCCCTACGCCAAGCAGCAAGCAGCGCGGCTACCCATCCCCGTCCCCGTCGACGCCCATCTTGTACCGTAACCGTCCGTGGTCGGCGGGTTCCTCCCGTGGCTTATCGCAGTCTTTGACACCTACCCTGGAAGCAGTTATCTCCAACCAAGCCAAGAGAAGAGATGAAAGCCCTAATCAAGAGTTGAACAATATGTCCAGGTCGATGGGGAATGTCCATTTATCGGGAGGGGTGTCTGGTGGACCAATGAATACCTTGGCTACTGTTACTGAAGATGTAGAGAGGATGCCAGGTCAAGGGTCACTGAGAGCTAAAAGTCCACAGAAGACTGGAAGCCCGAGGTTTGTTCAG CAAGAGGCGCCAACAAACTCCAGTAACGATGTATACGCTGAATTTGTCGCATCCAAAGCGCAATTCCAGCAGGATCTCGACAGACAGGAGAAACATCGTCAACAACTTCAGCAGCTGTTGTCGAGTAACCATGGAAACAGCGCGGCGGGAGATGCTGCTCATCTACACGGATCGAGGGAGAGTTTAGGATCACTATCCAAAATGTCGCCAGAGTTTACGAAAACAGAGCCAACTCAG ACAACTCCTTTGTACCCAACCAGTAACATGAAACGCCTCCACCACCCAGTGGGCGTCTTTTCAAGCACTCCCAAGACCAATCGCTTCGACCCCACGGCGACGCCGGAGCCCGAAGCCTCCCCCGTTCTTTCTAAAAACTCTTACCCACACTCCTCTTACACTAACCCGTGTGAATCAATGGAGAATATTGACCCCGTCCGACGCCTCGATACCTCGCTGGGTGAAGTCTTGGCTCCGGGTGGGAACCTTATGAACGTAACTTATCTTAGTCCGAGTCTTACTTCTACTACTCatcaaaaagaaaacagttcTGTTGGTCATAATGTAGAACTGCATAACAGACAGCCGGTTGCTGAAAATCTTAGAAAGTTAGCGGGTGAGAATTTGACTGGCAGCCCAGGCTGGATGAACAGG GACCAAGACAAGAAAAGTCCCAGCTATGTCGCCGTCACTACTCTAGAGGATGTTCAAGCCATACGGgctgtgacctttgacccgacAGGGTCGTTGTATGCAGTCGGGGCCAACTCTAAGACTCTTCGGGTTTGCTCATATCCTGATGTATCACGAGTAAG AGAGGGAGAACCGAAGCAGCCCACTGTGCTGTTCAAACGAACCAGGCACCACAAGGGATCTATTTACTGTGTTGGTTGGAGCCCCTCTGGGAATCTAATAGCCACTGGATCTAATGATAAACTCATCAAGCTTGTCAGGTTTGATGCACACACGTGTAATGCGGATG gaCCAGACATTGATTTAACAATGCACGATGGTACAGTACGTGATTTAGTATTCCAACCAGAGAGTTCCCATGGGACTGTATTAATAAGCGGTGGTGCTGGTGACTGTAATATCTACGTCACTGATTGCAACCAGGGGCAGATGGTCCACGCTATGGCCGGACATTCCG GTCATGTGCTGTCGCTGTATGCTTGGGGCGCGCATATGGTGGTATCCGGCTCGCAAGATAACACAATACGTTTGTGGGATTTGCGTACGCCGCGCTGCGTTCAGGTCATCGGAACACCAGGATCTGATGCAGGAAAAG GCACAGCTTCAGCCACTGTCTGTGTTGATCCATCGGGCCGTCTGCTAGCCTCCGGTCACGAAGACAATTCCTGTATGTTATACGACATCCACGGAGGACGCATCGTACAGACGTATCTCAAACACAAAGGGGAAGTGCGCTCTGCGAGGTTCTCACCCAAAGCTCTGTATCTTCTCTCTGGATCATATGACGGTACTGTGCTCACCAGCGACTTACAag GAGATCTAACTCGGCCCTTACCAACGGCAGTCGCAGCTGAGCATAACGATAAGGTCATTCAATGTCGATGGCATCCTACGGACTTAACGTTCCTTAGCTCCAGTGCTGATCGTACGGTTACGCTCTGGGCACCGATCAACCAAGGTTAG
- the LOC117303275 gene encoding WD repeat-containing protein 47-like isoform X2 has translation MPPSVKVIVKEPDVLKLVLDFLSSRELYMSMRSLERESGVVNGLYSDDALFLRNLILDGQWDDVLEFIQPLESIETFDCKSFRFQILKHKFLEMLCMKDDLQHLQMEISSDEVVACLNELEPHCPTKEDYSNLCLLLTLPRLTDHAAYKNWNPSTARVQCFQDAYQLVARFLPADKNLELSDHTASKDRLVQLLIKGLVFESCVDFCQQRATAKDVQDATLRGMLTGTDADDADLSLLSWLQSIPPATFSCPFEQKSLEVAVERITKPSASWSEQIMTPMTPTPSSKQRGYPSPSPSTPILYRNRPWSAGSSRGLSQSLTPTLEAVISNQAKRRDESPNQELNNMSRSMGNVHLSGGVSGGPMNTLATVTEDVERMPGQGSLRAKSPQKTGSPRFVQQEAPTNSSNDVYAEFVASKAQFQQDLDRQEKHRQQLQQLLSSNHGNSAAGDAAHLHGSRESLGSLSKMSPEFTKTEPTQDQDKKSPSYVAVTTLEDVQAIRAVTFDPTGSLYAVGANSKTLRVCSYPDVSRVREGEPKQPTVLFKRTRHHKGSIYCVGWSPSGNLIATGSNDKLIKLVRFDAHTCNADGPDIDLTMHDGTVRDLVFQPESSHGTVLISGGAGDCNIYVTDCNQGQMVHAMAGHSGHVLSLYAWGAHMVVSGSQDNTIRLWDLRTPRCVQVIGTPGSDAGKGTASATVCVDPSGRLLASGHEDNSCMLYDIHGGRIVQTYLKHKGEVRSARFSPKALYLLSGSYDGTVLTSDLQGDLTRPLPTAVAAEHNDKVIQCRWHPTDLTFLSSSADRTVTLWAPINQG, from the exons ATGCCACCATCAGTGAAAGTCATTGTGAAAGAGCCAGACGTTTTGAAGCTGGTGTTGGATTTCTTAAGCTCCAGGGAACTTTACATGTCCATGAGATCTCTGGAAAGAGAAAGTGGCGTCGTTAACGGGCTGTACTCCGACGATGCCCTCTTCCTGAGAAATCTTATTCTGGATGGACAATGGGACGACGTCTTGGAGTTTATCCAGCCTCTGGAGAGCATTGAGACGTTTGACTGTAAAAGTTTCCGATTCCAGATCTTGAAACATAAGTTCCTTGAGATGCTCTGTATGAAAGATGATCTGCAGCATCTTCAGATGGAGATTTCCAGCGATGAAGTCGTGGCGTGTTTGAATGAATTAGAGCCTCACTGCCCGACGAAAGAAGACTACAGTAACTTATGTTTGCTCCTTACTCTACCGAGATTGACAGATCATGCCGCTTATAAGAACTGGAATCCGAGCACGGCTCGAGTGCAGTGTTTCCAAGATGCTTATCAATTGGTGGCTAGATTCCTACCAGCTGATAAGAACTTGGAGTTGAGCGACCACACAGCGAGTAAAGACCGCCTCGTTCAGCTTCTTATCAAAGGTCTCGTCTTTGAATCCTGTGTGGATTTCTGCCAACAGAGGGCCACAGCCAAGGATGTCCAGGATGCAACTCTACGAGGGATGCTGACTGGCACCGACGCCGACGACGCAGATTTGAGTTTGTTGTCATGGTTACAGAGCATTCCACCCGCAACGTTCAGTTGTCCGTTCGAGCAGAAGTCTTTAGAAGTGGCGGTGGAGAGAATAACGAAACCAAGCGCGTCGTGGTCGGAGCAAATCATGACCCCTATGACCCCTACGCCAAGCAGCAAGCAGCGCGGCTACCCATCCCCGTCCCCGTCGACGCCCATCTTGTACCGTAACCGTCCGTGGTCGGCGGGTTCCTCCCGTGGCTTATCGCAGTCTTTGACACCTACCCTGGAAGCAGTTATCTCCAACCAAGCCAAGAGAAGAGATGAAAGCCCTAATCAAGAGTTGAACAATATGTCCAGGTCGATGGGGAATGTCCATTTATCGGGAGGGGTGTCTGGTGGACCAATGAATACCTTGGCTACTGTTACTGAAGATGTAGAGAGGATGCCAGGTCAAGGGTCACTGAGAGCTAAAAGTCCACAGAAGACTGGAAGCCCGAGGTTTGTTCAG CAAGAGGCGCCAACAAACTCCAGTAACGATGTATACGCTGAATTTGTCGCATCCAAAGCGCAATTCCAGCAGGATCTCGACAGACAGGAGAAACATCGTCAACAACTTCAGCAGCTGTTGTCGAGTAACCATGGAAACAGCGCGGCGGGAGATGCTGCTCATCTACACGGATCGAGGGAGAGTTTAGGATCACTATCCAAAATGTCGCCAGAGTTTACGAAAACAGAGCCAACTCAG GACCAAGACAAGAAAAGTCCCAGCTATGTCGCCGTCACTACTCTAGAGGATGTTCAAGCCATACGGgctgtgacctttgacccgacAGGGTCGTTGTATGCAGTCGGGGCCAACTCTAAGACTCTTCGGGTTTGCTCATATCCTGATGTATCACGAGTAAG AGAGGGAGAACCGAAGCAGCCCACTGTGCTGTTCAAACGAACCAGGCACCACAAGGGATCTATTTACTGTGTTGGTTGGAGCCCCTCTGGGAATCTAATAGCCACTGGATCTAATGATAAACTCATCAAGCTTGTCAGGTTTGATGCACACACGTGTAATGCGGATG gaCCAGACATTGATTTAACAATGCACGATGGTACAGTACGTGATTTAGTATTCCAACCAGAGAGTTCCCATGGGACTGTATTAATAAGCGGTGGTGCTGGTGACTGTAATATCTACGTCACTGATTGCAACCAGGGGCAGATGGTCCACGCTATGGCCGGACATTCCG GTCATGTGCTGTCGCTGTATGCTTGGGGCGCGCATATGGTGGTATCCGGCTCGCAAGATAACACAATACGTTTGTGGGATTTGCGTACGCCGCGCTGCGTTCAGGTCATCGGAACACCAGGATCTGATGCAGGAAAAG GCACAGCTTCAGCCACTGTCTGTGTTGATCCATCGGGCCGTCTGCTAGCCTCCGGTCACGAAGACAATTCCTGTATGTTATACGACATCCACGGAGGACGCATCGTACAGACGTATCTCAAACACAAAGGGGAAGTGCGCTCTGCGAGGTTCTCACCCAAAGCTCTGTATCTTCTCTCTGGATCATATGACGGTACTGTGCTCACCAGCGACTTACAag GAGATCTAACTCGGCCCTTACCAACGGCAGTCGCAGCTGAGCATAACGATAAGGTCATTCAATGTCGATGGCATCCTACGGACTTAACGTTCCTTAGCTCCAGTGCTGATCGTACGGTTACGCTCTGGGCACCGATCAACCAAGGTTAG